In a genomic window of Allomeiothermus silvanus DSM 9946:
- a CDS encoding magnesium transporter CorA family protein, with amino-acid sequence MIRVKRLADGSPCGPLAEGVWVDVEAPTDQELATLKERYTLNPLALEDAREIGHWSRFERYPEHLFLILRTLETPHRPKSRTERVSYFYFPQSQVLLTFRNEPVDYLEQEWKSFYPCSPIVLWQRLLDRGVETFFEYVDNLSDRVEEMEEESLPGDTPTLPRTVLEVRREVLATRRLSSQAREALSHLERLPEIGPDAYLFRDLTDRMMRVYEGLDAARESLSGALEVHLSAQNNKLNQVVQRLTVISTLFLPLTLWTGIYGTNVKLHEYNWPEPFGAIFLWSGLLLIGGSLAWWMKRQGWW; translated from the coding sequence ATGATCCGGGTTAAACGCCTCGCCGACGGCTCTCCTTGTGGCCCCTTGGCAGAGGGGGTGTGGGTGGACGTGGAAGCTCCTACCGACCAGGAGCTGGCCACCCTCAAAGAGCGCTATACCCTCAACCCCCTAGCGCTCGAGGACGCCCGCGAGATCGGGCATTGGAGCCGATTCGAGCGCTACCCCGAGCATTTGTTCTTGATCCTGCGCACCCTCGAGACCCCTCATCGCCCCAAAAGCCGCACCGAACGGGTTTCGTACTTTTACTTCCCGCAAAGCCAAGTCCTGCTCACCTTCCGTAACGAGCCGGTAGACTACCTAGAGCAGGAATGGAAATCCTTCTACCCCTGCTCTCCCATCGTGCTTTGGCAGCGGTTGTTGGACCGGGGAGTGGAGACGTTTTTCGAGTATGTAGATAACCTGTCGGACCGCGTCGAGGAGATGGAAGAGGAATCCCTCCCGGGAGATACCCCGACGCTACCCCGCACCGTCTTGGAGGTAAGGCGGGAGGTGCTGGCGACCCGGCGCCTGTCCTCGCAGGCCCGAGAAGCTTTGAGCCACCTCGAGCGCCTCCCCGAAATCGGCCCCGATGCCTACTTGTTCCGCGACCTCACCGACCGCATGATGCGGGTGTATGAAGGCCTGGATGCCGCCCGAGAAAGCCTGTCAGGGGCGCTCGAGGTTCATCTTTCGGCCCAGAATAATAAGCTCAACCAAGTCGTGCAGCGCCTTACCGTGATCTCTACTCTCTTTCTTCCCCTCACCCTCTGGACCGGTATCTACGGTACTAACGTGAAGCTGCATGAATATAACTGGCCTGAGCCGTTTGGGGCGATCTTCCTGTGGAGCGGTTTGCTCCTTATTGGCGGAAGCCTAGCCTGGTGGATGAAGCGACAGGGCTGGTGGTAA
- a CDS encoding helix-turn-helix domain-containing protein, which produces MSTSVLDTVNYRAGEIILYPGVPGPKDQLYRVRSGLVRLQSVDEEGNALTLRFVRPGEFFGEEVLSGTERSYFAEAATDTRIDTLSPGLLSPEETQQLTVHLVMALAQTYKTIQRLTGQRLKNRIAAALLELSQTPAAFKEPNGRMGVRATHDEIASAVGSVRETVTKVIGELSREGYIRSGYGKLMLQDVEGLEDLAQQAA; this is translated from the coding sequence ATGTCTACCAGCGTCCTAGACACCGTAAACTACCGCGCGGGCGAGATCATCCTATATCCGGGCGTACCCGGCCCTAAGGATCAGCTCTACCGGGTGCGGTCGGGGCTGGTGCGCCTCCAGAGCGTAGATGAGGAAGGTAACGCGCTCACCTTGCGCTTTGTGCGCCCTGGCGAGTTCTTCGGTGAGGAGGTCTTATCCGGCACCGAACGCAGCTACTTTGCTGAAGCTGCCACCGACACCCGTATCGACACCCTCTCCCCAGGGCTGCTCTCCCCCGAGGAGACCCAACAGCTCACCGTGCACTTGGTCATGGCCTTAGCCCAGACCTACAAAACCATTCAACGCCTAACCGGTCAGCGCCTCAAGAACCGCATCGCGGCGGCTTTGCTCGAGCTTTCCCAGACCCCCGCTGCCTTCAAGGAGCCCAACGGTCGCATGGGGGTTCGTGCCACCCACGACGAAATCGCCTCGGCGGTCGGTTCGGTCCGCGAGACCGTCACCAAGGTCATCGGCGAGCTTTCCCGTGAGGGCTATATTCGTAGCGGCTACGGCAAGCTGATGCTCCAGGACGTGGAGGGCCTCGAGGACCTGGCCCAACAGGCCGCCTAA